In the genome of Candidatus Atribacteria bacterium ADurb.Bin276, one region contains:
- a CDS encoding ferredoxin has translation MKIAVASGKGGTGKTLIATSLAKVISRSKSVIFLDADVEAPNAHFFLKPDFFENQIVTSFTPLVIDDRCDGCGKCVEFCAYSALALVNKKILFFPELCHSCQGCRVVCPQAAIEKDESVKGTIDKGKTSDGIDFRRGILNIGEPRSPVVINVLKKNLPQEPNQVIIIDCPPGTGCALIAAVEGTDYCLLVTEPTPFGFSDLKMAVAAIEELHIPFGVIINKQGLDGNKTEVYCREQGIDILGRIPFERSIGERYAQGMTLVDGENNYVHDLLAIFKKIGTQS, from the coding sequence ATGAAAATTGCGGTAGCCAGTGGAAAAGGAGGAACTGGGAAAACCCTCATCGCGACGAGTTTGGCAAAAGTTATTTCACGATCAAAATCGGTGATATTTCTTGATGCAGACGTAGAAGCACCAAACGCTCATTTTTTTTTAAAACCCGACTTTTTTGAGAACCAAATCGTCACCTCGTTTACTCCTTTGGTGATAGATGATCGATGCGATGGTTGTGGAAAATGTGTTGAATTTTGTGCTTATAGTGCGTTGGCTTTGGTGAACAAGAAAATACTTTTTTTCCCGGAGCTTTGCCATAGTTGTCAAGGATGTCGGGTTGTTTGTCCTCAAGCAGCTATTGAAAAAGATGAATCCGTAAAAGGTACTATTGATAAGGGGAAAACCTCGGATGGTATTGATTTTCGACGAGGAATTCTGAATATTGGGGAGCCAAGATCTCCTGTGGTTATTAATGTTTTAAAAAAGAATCTTCCCCAAGAACCGAATCAAGTTATTATTATCGATTGTCCACCTGGAACCGGGTGTGCACTCATAGCAGCTGTTGAAGGTACTGACTATTGTTTGTTGGTTACTGAGCCTACACCTTTTGGCTTCTCGGATCTTAAAATGGCAGTTGCCGCTATCGAAGAGCTTCATATTCCATTTGGAGTCATAATTAATAAACAGGGTTTAGACGGAAATAAAACCGAGGTTTATTGTCGAGAACAGGGTATAGATATTTTAGGGAGGATACCATTTGAAAGATCGATAGGTGAAAGATATGCCCAAGGTATGACCCTCGTAGATGGTGAAAATAATTATGTACATGATCTTCTTGCTATTTTTAAAAAGATCGGAACTCAGAGTTAG